The genomic DNA CTGCGATGACAGCCGCGGAACCGACATCGACCACTTCCAGCCGCTCGCTGTGGCACCCCTGCGGGCGTTCGTGTGGGCCAACCACCTGCTCGCCTGCTCACACTGCAACAGCAACGCCAAGAGAGACGCCTACCCGCTGGCCGCGGACGGCAGCTGCCTGCTGGTCGACCCCACCGCAGAAGACCCTGCCGAGCACCTGTTCCTGATGCTGCACAGCGGCGAGTACAGCCACCACACCGACAAGGGCAAGGAGACGATCCGGGTGTTCGGTCTCAACCGGGCCGACCTCATCAAAGGGCGCAAGGACGCTTTCTGTCTCGCCTGCTCCAACCTTCGCGACTGGCACGCACTGCACCAAGACGGCGATCCTGCAGCACACCGGGTGGCACAGGCCCTGCTCGACTCGCCGTTCGTTGACGTTGTGTACGCCATGCTGCGCCTCGACCCCGGCCTTGCCGAAACCGTGGTCGGTCAGCGGACCGTTCCCGCTCTCGAACGCTGGCGCAGCGTGTACGGAGCCGTGCCCGCCACAGCACCGTAATCACGCTCTCCCCCGTTCTCGGACGACCCGCCGCCCGCGTGTCGGCGCGGGATTCGTTCTGGCCCCAGCCGGGCGTCTGACGCCCGAGAATCCGCTGAGGGGCTGCGCTGCGTTCCAGACAGGCCGCAGCGTTCCAGATTCCGCGTCGCCTGGAGTCCTGTCCCCGATGAGTGACCGTCGGGCGCACAGCTCGCTCTCGTAGAACGCGAGGCCCCGGGCCAACGGTCACTTGCCCTCCCGATCCTGCGCAACTCTGTGGCAACGAGTCATCCGAAGGAGTGCCTTTCTGGAGACTCCTCCCAGAAGAGTGGCCCGTCTTCCTACCCTCATTGAGATGGAAGTCGAATATCTACGCCATGGCGTGCCTTTGGCGGGCTACCGACTGACCAAGGCCGACCATCGCCGGCAGCAAGAGGCTGTGCAGATGCATGAGTGGATTCAGCGTCAGCTCGCCAAGGCTCCTCCCTGGTCAGAAGAGCGTCGGGAGCGGATGCGCCGGCTCCTTGGGCCTCCGACTCCTCCGTGGGAACTGCAGAGGTGGCGGCTGCGCTTGTACTGCGGACACGTCATCGAGGCGATCCGTATCCAGAAGAGCCCACGGCCCGATGGAGGAGTCTGCGACAAGGAGAGCTGCCCAGAGTGCGGGCTAGACCCAGCCGTGATCGTCGCCTTCGAGCCCCTGGGACCAGTCGCCGAACCTCCAGCAGAAGACTGCTCTCAAAGGCCCAGCCGCTCCGCCCGGAGGCCGCCCGCAAATCGGCGCAGCAAGACCGAACTGGTAGCCGAGAACAACGCACTGCGTGCGGAATTGGAGGCCCTGCGAGATCAGGCATAGCAAGTGATGAGAGCAAGCGGCATCTGTGCTGGACAACGTCGGCCTTTCGGCCAGGAAAGATGACCGCGCACGGCCAGTCTCCACGCGGTTTGAACGCTCCGGTTCTTGTGTGACTTACCGCCCGCGCGGGTGAGGTGGCAGCGGATCGTCACACGGCCCGGCTGCCGTCCCGCTACGAAGATCACAACCGTTTGTGATCTTCGAGAGGGAACCCCGTCGTGCGCTTCACCTCCACCGCCCGTACGGCCGCCGCCGCGCTGTCCATGCTCGCCGTCCTGCTCGCCCCGACCACCGCCCGCGCCGCCGAAGCCGAGCGCGTCGCCGCCCCTGGCGACACCGTGGCCCTGCCCGTCCGCGATGCCCTGGCCGCGCTGCCCGTCCAGACCGAGAACCGCACCGGCTACGAACGCACCAAGTTCCGCCACTGGACCGACGCGGACCACGACGGCTGCAACACCCGCCAGGAGGTCCTCAAAACCGAGGCCGTCCTCGCCCCGCAGCAAGGCTCGAACTGCACGCTGACCGGCGGCCAGTGGTACTCCCCCTACGACGACAAGTACTTCAGCGACGCCCGCGCCCTCGACATCGACCACCTCGTCCCCCTCGCCGAGGCCTGGGACTCCGGCGCCTCCGCCTGGACGGCCAAGGAACGCGAGGCCTACGCGAATGACCTGGGCGACGCCCGCGCCCTCATCGCGGTCTCCGCCGCCAGCAACCGCAGTAAAAGTGACCAGGACCCGAGCACCTGGCAGCCGCCCGCTCCCGGCTACCGCTGCCAGTACGCGACCGAATGGATCGCCGACAAGACCCGGTGGGGCCTGACCGTCGACCCCGCCGAACACGCCGCGCTCACCGACGCCTTGACCAGCTGCGCCGACCAGCCCGTCACTGTCACCCTCGCCCGCTGAAACAGGTCCGGCCCGTCGCTACGGGGGGAAGCGACGGGCCAGATGACTGCCACGGTCTCATACCCGCCGCCGCGGCACGCCGCCGCCCCTGAAGTCGCCCCCGCACCGCGGCGGCTGACGGCTCGTCCGCCTTGTGCGGTGCCTCAGCCGAGGCCGAGCCGGCTGAGCGCGGTGGTCCAGTCGGTGACGATCGCCTGCTGCGCGGCGGAGAGGGTGACCTTGCCCTTGCAGACCGCGGTGTGCAGCTTCGTCTCCACCGGATCCTTCTTGTTGTTGACCCCGGCGCCCTTGCGGTGGCCGGGGTCGGCGGGCTCCACCCACAGGTTGCGGTAGTCGTTCGGGTCCCCACCCAACTGCAGGCTGATCAAGTGGTCGTACTCGGCATCGCCCATGCGGCCGGTGAAGCCGTAGGAGGCGGCGTTCAGCTTCTTCTCCTTGCCCGTGACCGACGTGGAGGGGCGGATGCCGGAGGTGTAGCCGCCCTTGCGGCAGATCGTCGACTTCAGATTCAACTGCGTGACCGCCGGAGAGATCGCGCCCGGCGTGCACTTCGGATCCTCCAGCGGCTCCCCCTTCAGATACCGGTAATGGCAACTGCCTGCGGCAGGCTGCTGCTGCACCGTGTACGTCTTCTGCGGACCCGCCCCCACCGCGATCACCCGCCCGGCCCCGGCAGCACCCGCCGGACCCGCCGCAGCACTCGCGCTCCCGGACGGGGCGGAGCCGCCCAGCGACGTGGGCGAGCAGCCCGCGAGCATCAGGCAGGTGAACAGCACGGATGATGCGACGCGGCAGGTGGAACGCATGATGACCCCTCATGGACAGGCGGAAGCTGAGCAGATGCTGCCCTACCCGACCGGCGCCCTACCGCGCGGGGTACGGCGCGCAGGCGCACGGATGCCGCACCACCTGCGCCGTCGGCGTGCAACGCACGAACTCCACCCCGCATATGGCGGGGTGGAGTTCGTATGCGAGCGCCGGGCAGGCCTTGCACCTGTATCTCCCCGCAGGAGGCGGGACGTCTTTCCTTGGACCACCAACGCAGCACCAGCCGAACGGAGTTGCGGCGACCAGCTCAAGATCAGGTATACAGCCCGGGGGCGGCCCGAAGCCGCCGCAGCTGACCCCTCAGGCGCCAGCCGTACGCCTCCCGGCCGGCGAGCAGTGAGCGGCTGTGCCGGCTCTCTGGTTGGAGACGGAAGCCAGCAGTCAGGCGGCGAAGGTGCGGCGATATCTCGACGGGCTGGTCCTGGTCATCGCGGTGAAGTGGATGCGCAGTGACTCCGCGGAGCCGAAGCCGCATTGGTGGGCGATGTCGTCGATGCCGAGGCGAGTGGTCTCGAGGAGTTCGCGCGCGCAGGCTACGCGTTGCATGGCCACCCAGTTCATGACGCTCGTTCCGGTCACGGCCCGGAATCTGCGGCGCAGGGTTCGTGTGCTCATGTGGCTGTACTGGCTGACCGACTCCAGGGTGAGCGGCTCGTCGAGGTGTTCCAGGATCCAGGTGATCACCTCGGTGATCTCGGCGTCGCCGCCGGGCGGGATGTGCTCGATGAACTGGGCCTGTCCCCCTTCGCGGTGGGGCGGGCTGACCAGGAAGCGGGCCATCGTGTTCGCGGCGGCCTGGCCGTGGTCGAGCCGCAGGAGATGCAGGGACAGGTCGGTTCCGGCGAGGACACCCGCGGAGGTGAAGACGCCCGTGTCCTCGACGTAGAGCTCCTCTTCGCGGACCGTGACCGACGGGTGGCGGTCTCGCAGCAGCCTGGCCCAGTGCCAGTGGGTGGTGGCGCTGCGGCCGTCCAGGATCCCGGCCGCCGCCAGGGCGAAGGCGCCCGTGCAGATCGACACCATACGGCTGCCCCGGTTGTACGCGTCACGCAGCCGTTCGACCAGCTCGGCGTCCGGAGGCTCGGTGGGGTCCTGCACTCCGGCGACGATCACGGTGTCCGCCGTTTCCAGCCGGTCGAGCGGCTCGACCTCGCGGGGCACCAGCGGGTTTTCCGCGGGAACCGCACTCACCAAGGTCAGCTCGTAGGGGGCTCCGCCAGGCCAGCAGGCGGTCACGTAGTCCGGCCAGTGGCCGAACACCTGCTGGGGAACGGCTACGTCCAACAGGACATAGCCCGGCTGCACCACCACCGCGACCTTGGCCGGATCCTTGGGATTATTGTCCATCTGGCCATCGTACGACGGCCTCGGTCTTCCTAGGCTGGTCATGTCACACCGATCATGACTAGTAAGGAGATGCGCAATATGCATGTAGTCGTCGAGACCTGGACACCGAAGCCCGCGTTCTTCGCCGCCACCGAGGAGGCGCGGAACGACCTGTTCACAGGGATCCAGGAAGCCATGAAGCAGCTCGCGGAGATCGGATTCGTGACGCTCGGCTGGGGCAGGGCGGAACCGGCCACACTTTCGACGTCCTACGAGTGGTTCGCGGTCTGGCAGGCCCCTTCGAGGGAAGTGGCCGACGTGTTCCTGAACGGTGTCGAGAGCTCCGGCTGGTACACCTACTTCGAGCAGACCAACCTCGTGGGCGAGCTGCGGCCGGCCGAGACGGTCATCGCCGAGCACCTGGCACTGGGAGCTGAGGCCAAGTGAGCGCGCTCGACAATCTGCCGGAGAAGATCGGAGGGTGGCCGCGCACGGCCGCTACGGAGGCCGCTGTCGCCTTCGCTGCCGAGCACTCCCCGGAATGGCTGCTCAACCACACTGTCCGCAGCTACTTCTATGCCCGGAGTATCGCCGCCGCCAAGAACTTCGTTGCCGGCGCGGACTACGACGACGAGACGCTCTTCCTCGCCACGGTGCTGCACGACATCGGCCTGACCGACGAGGGCCAGGGACCGAACCGGTTCGAGGTGGACGGTGCGTTCCGGGCCGCTCGCTTCGCGCGGGAACACGGCCTGTCCGATGCCGCCGCCGACCAGATCTGGGACGCGGTGGCGCTGCACACCTCCCCGGGGATCGCGCCCCACAAGCACACGGTCGGCGCTCTCGCGCATTTCGGTATCGGCGCCGACATGTTCGCCTTCGGTATCGAGGAGGTGGACCGGGCGGTAGTGGACGCGGCGCACGAGGCGTTTCCCTATCTGGACCTGCGGAACAACATCCACGCGCAGTTGGTCCATCAGATCGACGAGCAGCCCTCGAAGTGGGCGCCGGTGTCGTTCGTCGACATCGTGTATCGCAAGCACCGGCCGGACAATCCGTTCCCCGGGCTGGACGAACTGGTCGCCGCCCCGGTGCGTCCGGAGTAACGACGTCTCGCGGTAGCTGCGGTCGCGGATACACCGTGGCCGTTTGCCGGCGGGCAGCTGCGACAAGAAGACGCGGAGCCGGGCACCCCTCGTGCCTAGCTCCGCGGTGCGACCTCGGCCGCTGCCGCGATGTCGGCCACCGTGTGCGGCGTGGCGGCCACGGTCGCCTCGCCCGCAACCCTTGCCGAAGCCGAGGCCGACTTCCTCGAAGCGCGCCGTCTGGGCATCGACGCCCACCCGACACTGCTGCGGAACACCGCCCACGGCACCGACCGCCTGGGCGGCCTGGTCACCTCGGCCGACGCCCTGGACCAGCACGTGGCCACCACCACCGCCGCCTGGAGCCACCCCTCAGCACTCTGTGAACGAAAGCGCACCCATGTCCGCCCTGATCCAGAACGTCCGCGCCGCCGGTGACACCGGTCTGGACAATGCGTCCGTCCTGATCACGGGCGAGCGCGAAGCACTCCTGGCCGACGGCCAGTTCACGCTCGCCGAGCAGCACCGGGTCCTGAAGGACGTCCTCGACAGCGGCAAGGAGCTGACCACCGTCATGGTCATCACCGCCGACCCGGATCACTGTCCGAAAGAAGCGTTGATCGAGCGTTGTCCGGATCTGGGCCTGCTGGTGTTTCTGGACCTGGGCACCAGGGTCGCCACCGGCGTGATGGCCCGGGGTTGACCGTGTCCACGATTGCTTGTGTACCTGCGCGGCGGACTACTGATACCACCGCCTCGGTGGCGATGGCCGCGGAGTTCGCCCTTACTGGCGGTGTCCTGTTCGTCGTGGTGACCACTGTCCGTTGGGTAACGGCATCACCACTCAGCCGGGCCCTGCCAAAACCGCATCTTCAGCTTGTGGTCGTGGCGGTGATCGTCGGCGCGGCGCTCGCGGGGGCGCTGTCCTCTCCATGGGGCCGCTATTCCGGCGGACATCTCAACCCCGCGGTGACCTTCGGTCTGTGGCTGACCGGTGCCTTCCCCGGCCGCCGGGTTCCGACGTACTTCGCTGCACAGCTCACCGGTTCCGTGGCGGGGACCGGCCTGGCCCGCCTCGTGTGGGGCCCGGTCCTCGGAGACCGGATGGCCTACGCCGCGGTTGAACCCGCTCCCTCCTGCTCGCCGGCCCTACTGTTCACCGTCGAAGCCGTGTCTACCGGCGCCGTCCTCACCGTCACCCTGCTGCTGATGTCCCGTCGCGCGTGGACACGCTGGATCCCGCTGGCCCGCCCCGCCGCCACCGCTGTGGTCATGATTGCCCTCGGCACCCTCACTGGCGGGTCCGCCAATCCCGCCCGTCAGTTCGGCCCCGCTCTGTGGGCCCACCGACCGGATGACTGGTCACACCTGTGGCTCTATCTGCTGGCGCCCCTTGCAGGTGCGGCCATCACCGGCGGGGTCGCCCGGTGCCAGGCATATCGCCTGTCCATCCCCCGAAGAGCGGCGGCGGACGGTCGCGCGAGAAGCGATCGGAGACTGGCCGATGCGCTGGTGGAAGAGCTTGCTGAAGTTGGTCGCGCCGCTGAAGCCGAACTGCGCCGCGATACGGGAGGCCGGCGGGTCGCTGTGTGCCAGGATCGAGCAGCGCCGCGCGGGCGTCATACGCGGTGATCGGACGCTTCGGGCCGGAGTGTCGACGGTGTGGATACGGGCTGGCTCGGGCCCGATTGCCCTGGGCTGCCGCTCCACGGCGAAGCCGGTCGCCTTCGCCCTGCGGCGAAGGCAGGCAGGGCTACTGACGCGTCTGGGCAGGCTGAGCCGCTGCGGGGGCTTCGGCGCAAACCGGCGCCTTGAAGACGGACCGCGCTGAAGACGCAGGTAGACCCACGGTCTCGTTGTCGGTGATCTGCTCTTCGAGACGCCGCATGGCCGCTCAAAGCGAGGTGTATCAGCCGGTAGCGCGGACATGGCCTGGCACCGCCGGCCACATCGATGCCTCTCACCCCAGCTCGGCCTGGCGGCGGAAACCTCACCCATTCATGTGATGGAGCATCACGCAGCCGCCGTGCTCAGCTGAGCCCCGCTACCCAAGCCCCCCTTTACGGACGGCGCCCGCCGCCGACATGCCCCGGAGGACTCCGATGCGCCTCTCCCTCAAGGACGCCCAGACCGTCATCGAACGAGCCTGCGCCCACGCGGACGGCCTCGGCGTCCCGATGAACATCGCTGTCGTGGACGGCGGCGGCCACCTCCTCGCCTTCGCCCGCATGGACGGCGCCATCCTCGGCTCGATCGATATCGCCCTCACCAAGGCCAAAACCTCGATCCTGTTCAACGCGCCCAGCGAGAACCTCTGGGAATACTGCAAACCCGGCGGCCCCGCGCCCGCCACCGAGTACACCAACGGTGGCCTCATCCCCTATGCCGGGGGCATCCCTCTGTACGACGAGACCGGAACCCTCATCGGCGCGATCGGTGTCTCGGGAGGTCTGCCCGTCCAGGACGGCGAGGTCGCCCGCGCGGGCGCGGCCGCCGTATGACCTCGGGATCCGTTTTCTCCACTCCCCCAGCCGATCGCCCTTCACGGAGGTCCGTCATGAAGAAGATCCTCATCACCGGCGCCGGCACCGGGCTCGGCCGCGGCACTGCCATCGGCCTGGCCCAGGCCGGTCACCAGGTCATCGCCGCCACCGAGTTGTGGTCCCAGGTCACCGAACTGCGCCGGCACGTCGAAACGCTCGGCCTCCAGGACCGCGTCACCGTCGACAAACTCGACGTCCTCGACGACGCTGACATCGCCGCGGCCGTCACCTGGGACTTCGACACCCTCGTCAGCAACGCCGGCATCGGCGAGTGCGGGCCGATGGCCGAAGTCCCCGTCGACCTGGTACGCCGCACCTTCGAGACCAACGTCTTCGGCAACCTCCATCTCATGCAGCGGGCCATCCGCAAGTTCGTCGACGCCGGCACCGCGGGCCGCATCGTCATCGTCAGTTCCATGGGCGGCTTCCTCACCGCCTACGGCCTGGGCCCCTACTGCGCCAGCAAGCACGCCCTGGAGGCCATCGCCGCCAGTCTGCGCGACGAACTCGCGCCCACCGGCATCACCGTCCAGACCATCAACCCCGGCGCCTACGACACCGGCTTCAACGACCGCATTGCAGACACCACCTACCGCTGGCACGACGACGCCATCAATTTCACCCGCGAAGCCGACATCCGCGCCAACTTCGCCGAAATCATGAAGGGCCAGCACGACCCTCAGGACATGATCGACAAAATGGTCGAGGTCATCGGCGCCGCCGACGGCGCCTACCGCAACGTGTGGCCGCCCGCCACCGAAGACCTCGTCAAGCAGATCCAGGAAAACGCCTGGACGCTCCCCGTCAACCGGGACTGACCGAGGGGGCGGCGATTCGGGCGGCCAGGTGGGCGGGGAGAGCCTGAGCGGTTTCCGCGTCGTCGGGTGGAAACGACAGCGCCGAGAACCGACCTCGCCATTGCTCCCGCTCTCGGCCCTGTGAACCGAGGGAGGACCACCCAACCGGGCCCGCCGCGAAGAGGACGGGTCCGCGCAGGGCTTTCCACGGGGGACACGCCAGCATTCGCGGCACTACGCAACTCTCACACGGCTCTCGATTCCGGTCTCTCACTCAATCAGGTGACGAGTGCCGGCCTGGCCTGTACTGGCCTGAGCAGGCTTCTGCTTCACCAGCACAGTTCCGCGGCTTGTACACCGCCCCTGAGCAGGACAAGTTCGGCTGGGAACGCCGCAGTTCAGCCGGCACGTCGATCGCACCTGCGGCGGCACCGGTGAGGTGCTGGGTGCCCCCGATGGAGACGTCACCGGTCGACCGCATGGACTGGCGCGGAGCTGCCGCGTCTCATCCCACGACCGGCGCGGCAGTCGGCCGGCGCCGGGTTGTCGCTTTCCCCGTGCCTGACCGGAACCGCTTCACTGGGTCGGGAACACGAAGCACCCCGGGACGGTGCCGTCCTTGGTGCCGGCCACGGTGTAGTGGTCTCCGACCTGGAACGTCAGGGCCTCCGTGTCGTGGTCCGGGTCGCCGTTCTGGAACCGCACCGTGTCCGTGTCGCCACCGCGCAACCAGCGGTCGACGTGGAAGAAGACCGAGGTCCCCTTGACAGAGGTGACGGTGCCCTCGAAGAGCGTCGGATACGTGCGCAGAATGGCCGGGGGGATTGGCCACGCGCACTTGCCCTGGGCCGTATTGCTCGCGGCAGTCAGAGCCAGCGGACCGGACGCGGACGAGTGACCGCTGTCGTCATTCAGCATGGTTCCTCCGGCGATGCCGCCTCCGAGGAGAAGCAGAGCGGCGGCTGCCGCGAGCGTGAGGAGACGGCGGCGTCCCCGTTCCGCGGCGGGCTTCGCAGGGTGGGGCGCGATGCCGTCGGCGGACTTCTCAGACTGGGGTGTGGTGTCCGTGCTCAAGGCGGCCTCCACAAGGCTGTAGATGTCGGGCAGCGGAGCACGTTTGGCCAGTGCCGGGTCCGCAGCCCTGAGTCGGGCCAGTAGCTCGTCGTCGCTCACTGACTGCTCCTTCCTTCATCCGGTTTGTGTCCGGGCCGGTCGGCGTTCTTTCGCGTCAGCTGAAGCTGTGCGGCGAGTTTCTTCTTCACCCGGTGGAGCCGTATGTTGACCGCATTGGAGGTGAGTCCGGTCGCCTCCGCGATCTGACGCGGCGCCAGGCCCTCCCACGCCCACAACCGCACCACCTCACGGTCCAGTTCCCCAAGGCGATCGAGCGCGGCATGCAGGTCGCTGTGCTCGACGGCCGTTGGCGGAGGATGCTGCTGTGTTCGGATCAGCCGCTCGACCAAGCGCAGCCTGCGGCCGTCAGCGCGCCGGGCGTTGGCCAGGCAGCCCCGTGCCACCCCGTAGCACCACGGCAGCACATCATCGGGATCGGGCGTGGGGCCGGCTCCAGCTCCGAGCCCGGGAACATCGTCGATGCGGCGCCACAGCACCAGCATCGTGTCTGACAGGACGTCATCGACCAGGTCGGGGTTCGTCCGCCGCAGCAGATACCGGTGCAGTGGTTCCGCCACCACACGCGCCAGTCCTTCGAAGCCCGCCTGTCGATTCCGGCGCAACTCCTGTTCCGTCATAGATTCCACAACCTGTCCTGTCCGGCAGCGGCCGGTTCCTTTCACCGCAGCTCCAGTCGGAACCACCACCGCGCGTTGCCGCGCGGGCCTGTCAACGGAACAGCCCCGCATGGCCTTCGGTGGGCAGGCCTGCTTGCCGTGTGTCAAAAGCAGCTCTCGACCGCGAGATGTTGTTGGTTCCTGTCGCGATCGATACCGCCCGCGGAGCCGCCTTCGCATAGGGGGAACGCTGTTGGGCACACCAGCCGGAAGACCCCGGACCATCCTTGGGTCCGGGGTCTTCCGCTTCCACGTTCGACGCCCCGCAGCGTTCACGGACACCGCGGTGCGGCGTCGTCGAGGCCGGCGAACAGCTTGACCTTGAGCTCCGGGCGTTCGGGGGCGTTCTCCTGCACGAAACCGGCGTCGGCGGCCTGGCTCATGTCGGGCGTGAAGCTCAGGCGTTTGGGTGAGGCGCCGGGCGCAAGCCCGATCGAGGCGGGCCGCCTCCCGCGCCGTGTCCACGTAGGAAGCCAACTGTCTGGCGGAGTGCTGGCTTGCCGGGCAGTGCACTGCCCACAACCACGCTCGGATGAAGAGGACACCACGGCATCACGTGTAGTCCGTAGTCGGCAACCGACTCCACTACGCATGGGCCCGACAGCCCTCACCTGTTCGCGTGAGAGCGTCGGCATCACCATGTGGGCTTACCCCACACCCTCAGCCGAGACGGGTCTCCGTCTACGGAGACCCCGTCGACTCGCATTATCGGCAGCCCAGCCAAGGATCTGCCACAAGCCCCGGCGCCGTTCAGGAACCCGGCAGCCGAGAGGAAGGGCCCGTGACGATCAGGCGGTGCGCGCGGCGCGGCCGGTCGCCCATGTGGCGGCGGCATCCGCGACACGACGCCCCAGCGCCTCAGCGGTGGCAATGTCGCTGGCCGTCACCCCCTCGGTCCCCTGATCCACGTTGGACTGAGCGGCGGCACCCAGGAAGAAGCCCAGCCTGTTGAGATCGTTCTCGCTCCCCTGGGACGAGTTCCAGCCACCCTGCAT from Streptomyces sp. NBC_01478 includes the following:
- a CDS encoding GlxA family transcriptional regulator yields the protein MDNNPKDPAKVAVVVQPGYVLLDVAVPQQVFGHWPDYVTACWPGGAPYELTLVSAVPAENPLVPREVEPLDRLETADTVIVAGVQDPTEPPDAELVERLRDAYNRGSRMVSICTGAFALAAAGILDGRSATTHWHWARLLRDRHPSVTVREEELYVEDTGVFTSAGVLAGTDLSLHLLRLDHGQAAANTMARFLVSPPHREGGQAQFIEHIPPGGDAEITEVITWILEHLDEPLTLESVSQYSHMSTRTLRRRFRAVTGTSVMNWVAMQRVACARELLETTRLGIDDIAHQCGFGSAESLRIHFTAMTRTSPSRYRRTFAA
- a CDS encoding MIP/aquaporin family protein, with the protein product MAAEFALTGGVLFVVVTTVRWVTASPLSRALPKPHLQLVVVAVIVGAALAGALSSPWGRYSGGHLNPAVTFGLWLTGAFPGRRVPTYFAAQLTGSVAGTGLARLVWGPVLGDRMAYAAVEPAPSCSPALLFTVEAVSTGAVLTVTLLLMSRRAWTRWIPLARPAATAVVMIALGTLTGGSANPARQFGPALWAHRPDDWSHLWLYLLAPLAGAAITGGVARCQAYRLSIPRRAAADGRARSDRRLADALVEELAEVGRAAEAELRRDTGGRRVAVCQDRAAPRGRHTR
- a CDS encoding HNH endonuclease family protein — translated: MLAVLLAPTTARAAEAERVAAPGDTVALPVRDALAALPVQTENRTGYERTKFRHWTDADHDGCNTRQEVLKTEAVLAPQQGSNCTLTGGQWYSPYDDKYFSDARALDIDHLVPLAEAWDSGASAWTAKEREAYANDLGDARALIAVSAASNRSKSDQDPSTWQPPAPGYRCQYATEWIADKTRWGLTVDPAEHAALTDALTSCADQPVTVTLAR
- a CDS encoding HD domain-containing protein encodes the protein MSALDNLPEKIGGWPRTAATEAAVAFAAEHSPEWLLNHTVRSYFYARSIAAAKNFVAGADYDDETLFLATVLHDIGLTDEGQGPNRFEVDGAFRAARFAREHGLSDAAADQIWDAVALHTSPGIAPHKHTVGALAHFGIGADMFAFGIEEVDRAVVDAAHEAFPYLDLRNNIHAQLVHQIDEQPSKWAPVSFVDIVYRKHRPDNPFPGLDELVAAPVRPE
- a CDS encoding DUF6616 family protein, which translates into the protein MHVVVETWTPKPAFFAATEEARNDLFTGIQEAMKQLAEIGFVTLGWGRAEPATLSTSYEWFAVWQAPSREVADVFLNGVESSGWYTYFEQTNLVGELRPAETVIAEHLALGAEAK
- a CDS encoding RNA polymerase sigma factor — encoded protein: MTEQELRRNRQAGFEGLARVVAEPLHRYLLRRTNPDLVDDVLSDTMLVLWRRIDDVPGLGAGAGPTPDPDDVLPWCYGVARGCLANARRADGRRLRLVERLIRTQQHPPPTAVEHSDLHAALDRLGELDREVVRLWAWEGLAPRQIAEATGLTSNAVNIRLHRVKKKLAAQLQLTRKNADRPGHKPDEGRSSQ
- a CDS encoding SDR family oxidoreductase, which produces MKKILITGAGTGLGRGTAIGLAQAGHQVIAATELWSQVTELRRHVETLGLQDRVTVDKLDVLDDADIAAAVTWDFDTLVSNAGIGECGPMAEVPVDLVRRTFETNVFGNLHLMQRAIRKFVDAGTAGRIVIVSSMGGFLTAYGLGPYCASKHALEAIAASLRDELAPTGITVQTINPGAYDTGFNDRIADTTYRWHDDAINFTREADIRANFAEIMKGQHDPQDMIDKMVEVIGAADGAYRNVWPPATEDLVKQIQENAWTLPVNRD
- a CDS encoding GlcG/HbpS family heme-binding protein — its product is MRLSLKDAQTVIERACAHADGLGVPMNIAVVDGGGHLLAFARMDGAILGSIDIALTKAKTSILFNAPSENLWEYCKPGGPAPATEYTNGGLIPYAGGIPLYDETGTLIGAIGVSGGLPVQDGEVARAGAAAV